From Cognatishimia sp. WU-CL00825, a single genomic window includes:
- a CDS encoding MFS transporter, translating into MTHSVERRRIWGWFFFDWASQPYHTLLLTFVFGPYIVGVAADSFLAEGFAEGEAKAKAQTLWSYMLTIAGLIIGFSAPLLGALADSAGRRLPWILAFSALYVIGAGSLWFALPDGSNLTQTLVMFAIGFIGAEFALVFVNAQLPSLGSDNDVGEISGSGFAFGYLGGIVSLVILLLLFVEQGNGKTLIGLDPAFGLDASQKEGTRAVGPIVAIWFVVFMVPYFLWVREDTSKKRRPSLGIAISTLGGTLKALRHRVSLSSYLGSSMFYRDALGGLYGFGGTYARLVLDWTIVQIGVFGIISAIAAAIFSWIGGKLDRKFGPKPVIKYAIWVLIAVCIVVVNMDRTQFFGMSLTEASKLPDMVFYGCGILIGGIGGILQSASRSLMVRHCDPANPTESFGLFGLSGRATSFLAPAAIGAVTAATGSARIGISPLIVLFLLGLFLLRWVKPEGDRAVWDAPSQSSQQSPY; encoded by the coding sequence ATGACACATTCTGTTGAACGCCGGCGTATTTGGGGCTGGTTCTTTTTTGATTGGGCCAGCCAGCCATACCATACACTTTTACTGACCTTTGTTTTTGGCCCCTATATCGTTGGGGTGGCCGCAGACAGCTTTCTTGCCGAAGGTTTTGCCGAAGGCGAAGCCAAAGCCAAGGCGCAAACGCTTTGGTCTTATATGTTGACCATAGCTGGTTTGATCATTGGCTTTTCGGCACCACTGCTGGGGGCACTCGCGGATTCTGCGGGGCGACGCTTGCCGTGGATACTGGCGTTTTCAGCGCTTTATGTCATCGGTGCCGGGTCATTGTGGTTTGCACTGCCTGACGGTTCCAATCTCACCCAAACTTTGGTGATGTTTGCGATTGGCTTTATTGGCGCAGAATTTGCGCTGGTGTTCGTGAATGCGCAATTGCCGTCGCTTGGCAGCGACAATGATGTTGGCGAGATCTCTGGATCTGGCTTTGCGTTTGGATATTTGGGCGGTATCGTCTCGCTGGTAATCCTGTTGCTGCTGTTTGTCGAACAGGGCAATGGCAAGACGCTGATCGGGTTGGATCCTGCCTTTGGATTGGACGCAAGCCAAAAAGAAGGCACACGGGCCGTCGGCCCGATTGTGGCAATCTGGTTTGTGGTCTTTATGGTGCCTTATTTTTTGTGGGTGCGCGAAGACACAAGCAAAAAACGTCGCCCCAGTCTCGGCATCGCCATTTCAACATTGGGCGGCACGCTCAAAGCGTTACGTCACCGCGTTTCGCTCAGTTCCTACCTTGGGTCGTCAATGTTTTACCGCGACGCGCTGGGCGGGCTTTATGGGTTTGGCGGCACCTATGCGCGGCTGGTGTTGGACTGGACCATCGTCCAGATCGGTGTTTTTGGCATCATCAGCGCCATTGCGGCGGCGATTTTCAGTTGGATTGGTGGCAAGCTTGATCGCAAATTTGGCCCCAAGCCCGTTATCAAATACGCAATCTGGGTGCTGATTGCTGTCTGTATTGTTGTGGTCAATATGGACCGCACGCAGTTTTTTGGCATGTCCCTGACCGAAGCCTCCAAACTGCCTGACATGGTGTTTTATGGCTGTGGCATCCTGATTGGCGGCATCGGCGGCATTTTGCAATCGGCCAGCCGGTCTTTAATGGTGCGTCACTGTGATCCGGCCAACCCAACAGAAAGCTTTGGGCTGTTTGGTCTCTCGGGGCGCGCTACATCGTTTCTGGCACCGGCGGCCATTGGCGCAGTTACAGCGGCAACAGGCAGTGCCAGAATTGGCATTTCTCCGCTGATCGTTCTTTTCCTTTTAGGATTGTTCCTGCTACGCTGGGTGAAACCAGAAGGGGACCGGGCAGTATGGGACGCACCCTCGCAATCATCGCAGCAATCACCGTATTAG
- the recQ gene encoding DNA helicase RecQ, whose translation MAAASLLRDIFGFDAFRPGQEDIVTAVSEGRNVLAIMPTGGGKSLCFQLPALMRDGVTVVISPLIALMRDQVRALKEAGVEAGALTSGNTDEETDAVWQALEAGRLKLLYITPERLASGAAMGMLRRIGVSMIAVDEAHCVSQWGHDFRPDYLRIGELRQALGVPLAAFTATADAETREEIMRRLFDDDAPEVFLHGFDRPNIHLAFAAKNSPRQQILEFAAARKGQSGIVYCGTRAKTEALAKALRDAGHLALHYHGGMDAEDRRTTEVRFQREDGLIVVATVAFGMGIDKPDIRWVAHADLPKSIESYYQEIGRAGRDGAPAETLTLFGPEDIRLRRSQIDEGLAPPEMRLADHGRLNSLLGLAEALKCRRATLLKYFGEDDVTCGKCDLCDAPADVFDGTVAVRKALSAILRTGEWFGAGHLIDVLLGNDTDRMRQKGHDALPTFGVGTEYDKRQWQAVFRQMMGHDLIRPDPERHGALRMTDDALPILRGEATIELRRDSIKKATRRPAVKALINEEDAPLLSALKAKRRALAEAAKVPAYVIFNDKTLIEMAETRPNSLDDMAHIGGVGAKKLERYGADFLQVITGEAETLHPSRRKLAGREAGSIYDRLLEVQTGLSRGPEGIDKPLTCSASLLAKVASARPGDEGAMQRLLGDKRAERFASAFLDVLREAT comes from the coding sequence ATGGCCGCCGCCTCTTTGTTGCGCGACATTTTTGGCTTTGATGCCTTCCGCCCCGGGCAGGAAGACATTGTGACCGCTGTGTCTGAAGGACGCAATGTTCTGGCGATCATGCCCACAGGTGGCGGCAAATCGCTTTGCTTTCAATTGCCCGCGCTGATGCGCGATGGGGTGACGGTTGTTATTTCCCCGTTGATTGCCTTGATGCGCGATCAGGTGCGCGCCTTGAAAGAAGCGGGTGTCGAGGCCGGCGCACTGACCTCTGGTAACACAGACGAAGAAACCGATGCGGTTTGGCAGGCCCTAGAGGCTGGACGCTTAAAACTATTGTACATCACCCCTGAACGGCTGGCTTCTGGTGCGGCCATGGGCATGTTACGGCGCATCGGTGTCAGCATGATCGCTGTGGACGAAGCCCATTGTGTCAGCCAATGGGGACATGATTTTCGGCCCGATTATTTGCGGATCGGAGAATTGCGCCAAGCATTGGGCGTGCCGCTTGCGGCCTTTACAGCAACCGCGGATGCCGAGACCCGCGAAGAGATTATGCGCCGCTTGTTTGATGACGACGCACCAGAGGTCTTTTTGCACGGGTTTGATCGCCCCAATATTCACTTGGCCTTTGCTGCAAAAAACAGCCCGCGTCAGCAAATTTTGGAATTTGCCGCCGCCCGCAAAGGGCAATCTGGCATTGTCTATTGCGGCACGCGGGCCAAAACCGAAGCCCTGGCAAAGGCCCTGCGCGACGCGGGTCATCTGGCGCTGCATTATCATGGGGGCATGGATGCCGAGGATCGACGCACAACCGAGGTGCGGTTTCAGCGCGAAGACGGGTTGATTGTTGTGGCCACGGTGGCCTTTGGAATGGGCATTGATAAGCCCGATATCCGGTGGGTGGCGCATGCTGACCTGCCAAAATCAATCGAATCTTATTATCAGGAAATCGGCCGGGCCGGGCGCGATGGAGCCCCCGCGGAAACCCTGACGCTGTTTGGTCCCGAAGACATCCGTTTGCGCAGATCGCAGATTGATGAGGGATTGGCCCCGCCAGAAATGCGCTTGGCGGATCATGGCCGCTTGAATTCCCTGTTGGGGCTGGCCGAAGCTTTGAAATGCCGAAGGGCTACATTGCTAAAATACTTTGGCGAAGATGATGTAACCTGTGGCAAATGCGACCTTTGCGACGCGCCTGCGGATGTGTTTGACGGCACGGTGGCTGTGCGCAAAGCCCTGTCTGCGATTCTACGCACCGGCGAATGGTTCGGTGCGGGGCATTTGATTGATGTTCTTTTGGGCAATGACACCGACCGCATGCGTCAAAAGGGTCATGATGCGCTTCCAACCTTTGGCGTGGGCACCGAATATGACAAACGCCAGTGGCAAGCAGTGTTTCGACAAATGATGGGGCATGACCTGATCCGCCCGGATCCAGAACGCCATGGTGCCTTGCGCATGACGGATGATGCCCTACCGATTTTGCGCGGCGAGGCTACGATTGAGCTGCGTCGCGATTCGATAAAAAAGGCCACAAGACGCCCTGCCGTCAAAGCCCTGATCAACGAAGAAGACGCGCCGCTTTTGTCAGCCTTAAAAGCCAAACGGCGCGCCTTGGCGGAAGCCGCAAAAGTACCTGCCTATGTGATCTTCAATGACAAAACCCTGATTGAAATGGCCGAAACGCGGCCAAATTCGCTGGACGACATGGCGCATATTGGCGGCGTTGGGGCTAAAAAGCTTGAACGCTACGGGGCTGATTTCCTGCAGGTCATCACTGGCGAAGCCGAAACCTTGCACCCCAGCCGCCGCAAACTGGCAGGCCGAGAAGCCGGTTCGATCTATGACCGGCTGCTGGAAGTGCAAACCGGTTTGTCGCGAGGCCCAGAAGGAATTGACAAGCCCCTGACCTGTTCGGCATCGCTGTTGGCCAAGGTGGCCTCGGCGCGGCCAGGTGACGAAGGTGCCATGCAACGGCTGCTGGGTGACAAACGCGCCGAACGATTTGCCAGCGCCTTTCTGGACGTTTTGCGTGAAGCAACCTAA
- a CDS encoding XRE family transcriptional regulator: MPMTTDNEILNLLPARLKDARRAQGLSLDAVAKLSGVSRSMVSQIERGESSPTIATLWNLTRALQVDFAGLLENEDTTDRVEVLRSADTPSIENRGSGCNIRILSPPEDAGKHELYELRFAHGGILDSGPHSRGTREHLTVIEGRVRVISGAAQEEVMAGDTARYQADVAHKIEAIGSTARAFLVVQSD; this comes from the coding sequence ATGCCTATGACAACGGACAACGAAATTCTGAATTTGCTGCCCGCCCGGCTGAAAGACGCGCGCCGAGCACAGGGCCTGTCTTTGGATGCGGTGGCAAAACTGTCTGGGGTATCGCGCTCTATGGTCAGTCAGATCGAACGGGGCGAAAGCAGCCCGACCATTGCCACGCTTTGGAACCTGACACGGGCCTTACAGGTTGATTTCGCTGGACTTTTAGAGAACGAAGACACGACAGATCGGGTTGAAGTTTTGCGCTCGGCGGACACGCCTTCGATTGAAAATCGCGGCAGTGGCTGCAATATTCGCATTCTCTCGCCACCCGAAGACGCCGGCAAACATGAGCTATACGAGTTGCGATTTGCCCATGGCGGCATTCTGGACAGCGGCCCGCATTCTCGTGGCACGCGTGAGCATCTGACAGTGATCGAAGGCCGTGTTCGGGTCATTTCAGGCGCTGCGCAAGAGGAAGTGATGGCCGGCGACACAGCGCGCTATCAAGCCGACGTCGCGCATAAGATCGAAGCCATCGGCAGCACGGCCCGTGCCTTTCTAGTGGTTCAAAGCGACTAA
- a CDS encoding glycine C-acetyltransferase, giving the protein MSDQFIAHINSTLQQIEAEGLMKRERMITSPQGGEISVGDRQVINLCANNYLGLADHPDLIKAAKDAMEPKGFGMASVRFICGTQDIHRELEQQLAKFLNKDDSILFAACFDANGGLFEPLLGPEDAIVSDSLNHASIIDGIRLCKAKRFRYANNDMADLETKLQEARAAGARHIMIATDGVFSMDGYLANLPEITRIAKEYDALVMVDDCHATGFMGPNGAGTPDHFGVDVDILTGTLGKALGGAVGGYIAGPQPVIDLLRQRARPYLFSNSLPPAIVAAGIEAIRLVEEGADQRAKLFKNARYWRDGLTKLGFELLEGEHAIIPVMLGEAQLAQDMATKLFDEGVYVSGFFFPVVPRGQARIRTQMNAALTRDELDRALAAFGKVGKDLGIIS; this is encoded by the coding sequence ATGTCTGATCAATTTATTGCGCATATCAATTCGACACTTCAGCAGATCGAAGCCGAAGGGCTGATGAAGCGTGAACGCATGATCACTTCGCCTCAGGGGGGCGAAATTTCTGTGGGTGATCGGCAGGTGATTAACCTGTGCGCCAACAATTATCTGGGATTGGCAGATCACCCGGATCTGATCAAAGCCGCAAAGGACGCGATGGAACCCAAGGGGTTTGGCATGGCGTCGGTGCGGTTCATCTGCGGCACCCAAGATATACACCGCGAATTAGAACAGCAGCTTGCCAAGTTTCTGAACAAAGACGACAGCATTTTGTTTGCCGCCTGCTTTGACGCCAATGGCGGATTGTTTGAGCCGCTTTTGGGGCCCGAGGATGCGATTGTGTCTGACAGTCTGAACCATGCCTCGATCATTGACGGCATTCGCCTGTGTAAGGCCAAGCGGTTTCGCTATGCCAACAATGACATGGCCGATCTTGAAACCAAATTACAAGAGGCCCGCGCGGCAGGTGCACGTCACATCATGATCGCCACAGATGGAGTGTTTTCGATGGATGGCTATCTGGCAAACCTGCCCGAAATCACCCGTATTGCCAAAGAATACGATGCCCTCGTGATGGTGGATGATTGTCACGCGACCGGCTTTATGGGGCCAAATGGGGCGGGCACGCCAGATCATTTTGGCGTGGATGTTGATATTCTGACCGGCACGTTGGGAAAGGCTTTGGGCGGCGCCGTCGGCGGCTATATAGCCGGACCACAGCCGGTGATTGACCTGTTGCGCCAACGTGCGCGGCCTTATCTGTTTAGCAACTCTTTGCCGCCCGCGATCGTGGCCGCGGGGATCGAAGCCATTCGTCTGGTCGAAGAAGGCGCAGATCAACGCGCGAAACTATTTAAAAACGCGCGCTATTGGCGGGACGGGCTGACCAAGCTGGGCTTTGAGCTGCTAGAGGGAGAACACGCGATCATTCCGGTGATGCTGGGAGAGGCCCAACTGGCGCAAGACATGGCGACAAAGTTGTTTGACGAGGGCGTCTATGTGTCTGGGTTCTTTTTCCCAGTCGTGCCCCGTGGCCAAGCCCGCATTCGCACCCAGATGAATGCTGCTCTGACACGCGACGAACTTGACCGCGCGCTGGCTGCCTTTGGCAAAGTTGGCAAAGACTTGGGGATTATTTCATGA
- a CDS encoding response regulator, translated as MSLERQLAAERRARLAAERILAQKEADLNAANAKLADYAQHLSSAIQQTRAQVENFRNENTKFRTDLQNVSQKARATEQRLWHAIASLKDGFVIYDSCDRLVMANRMFAKMFDEIEDIQPGMSLTSLLMVAADQGIIKLGEQGAEEWLAEMLACHADPTLPAPMCQLWNGKFVRIINRRSPFGDLVSLYADVTESQNSEEDLRDARRRAEAASRAKSAFLANMSHELRTPMNGVVGMAELLQETVLTEEQRVFVDTICGSGNALLTIINDVLDYSKIEAEMLVLRSDPFDLETCIHEVMRLLQPLAKEKNLSLLVDYDLFLPTQFLGDSGRIRQIFTNLIGNAVKFTNAGHVLVQIVGTYDAPSQTAQIHAVVQDTGIGIPAKHVSQIFERFHQVEERQNRQFEGTGLGLAISKRLVEMMTGSIWVVSEEGQGSSFGVQFPLPVDPSANLAAPQLPKDIGHVLIVDDEIANRDLIARRIQQMGAQATGVSCTGSALDNAAGADLVLARHDLPGCDCLGLVTAMRNAGVRVPVLVFSSSSGLIELTANDVKTPLEIRGRLGNPFTNRELLAKLASTSDTENGADPADADRKLRVLAADDNKTNRLVLEKMLNSCDIVLKLVADGQAAVEAYHAFKPDVIFMDISMPVLDGRAASGLIRAKEKGRCPAVKIIALTAHVSEDDHKSILAAGINQVMTKPLNKQHLLATLEAADQERKMRLAAPINASRAS; from the coding sequence ATGTCGCTTGAACGGCAATTGGCTGCAGAACGTCGCGCGCGCTTAGCGGCAGAGCGGATTTTGGCCCAAAAAGAGGCCGACCTGAATGCCGCAAACGCCAAGTTGGCAGATTACGCCCAGCACCTAAGCAGCGCGATCCAGCAAACCCGGGCGCAGGTTGAAAATTTTCGCAACGAAAACACCAAATTTCGCACCGATTTACAGAATGTATCGCAAAAGGCCCGTGCCACCGAACAGCGGCTTTGGCACGCGATTGCGTCCCTGAAAGATGGGTTTGTGATTTACGATTCTTGTGATCGCTTGGTGATGGCCAATCGGATGTTTGCAAAAATGTTTGATGAAATCGAAGATATCCAACCCGGTATGTCGCTGACGTCGTTGCTTATGGTTGCCGCTGATCAGGGCATCATCAAGTTAGGGGAACAGGGTGCCGAAGAATGGTTGGCAGAGATGTTGGCTTGCCACGCCGACCCAACACTGCCTGCCCCTATGTGTCAGCTGTGGAACGGAAAATTCGTGCGGATCATCAATCGCAGGTCGCCGTTTGGCGATTTGGTCAGCCTCTATGCCGATGTCACCGAGAGCCAGAATTCAGAAGAAGATTTACGGGACGCGCGGCGCCGCGCCGAAGCTGCAAGCCGTGCCAAATCCGCCTTTCTTGCCAACATGAGTCATGAATTGCGCACGCCGATGAATGGGGTGGTTGGCATGGCGGAACTGCTTCAGGAAACCGTTCTTACAGAAGAGCAACGCGTGTTCGTCGACACGATTTGCGGCTCAGGCAACGCGCTGTTGACTATCATCAATGACGTTCTGGATTATTCAAAAATCGAGGCTGAAATGCTGGTTCTGCGCAGCGACCCCTTTGATCTTGAAACCTGTATCCACGAGGTCATGCGATTGTTGCAGCCTCTGGCCAAAGAAAAAAACCTCTCGCTGTTGGTGGATTACGACTTGTTTTTGCCAACGCAGTTTCTGGGGGATTCTGGGCGCATTCGTCAAATCTTTACCAACCTAATTGGCAATGCGGTCAAATTTACCAATGCTGGGCATGTGTTGGTGCAAATCGTCGGCACCTATGATGCCCCATCCCAAACCGCACAGATACATGCGGTGGTTCAAGACACGGGAATTGGTATTCCCGCAAAGCATGTATCTCAGATTTTTGAGCGGTTTCACCAAGTGGAAGAACGGCAAAATCGCCAATTTGAAGGCACTGGATTGGGGTTGGCGATTTCCAAACGTTTGGTCGAGATGATGACTGGCTCTATCTGGGTGGTCTCCGAAGAAGGGCAGGGGTCAAGCTTTGGCGTGCAGTTCCCTTTGCCGGTCGATCCGTCAGCAAACCTGGCTGCGCCGCAGCTGCCTAAAGACATTGGCCATGTCTTGATCGTGGATGATGAAATTGCCAATCGCGATTTGATCGCGCGGCGCATTCAGCAAATGGGCGCGCAGGCCACGGGTGTCAGCTGTACTGGCTCTGCGTTGGACAATGCCGCCGGGGCTGATCTTGTTTTGGCCCGGCATGATCTTCCGGGATGTGATTGCCTAGGGTTGGTGACCGCCATGCGAAACGCTGGTGTTCGGGTGCCGGTTCTGGTGTTCTCTTCGTCCAGTGGGCTGATAGAGCTGACCGCTAACGATGTGAAAACCCCGTTGGAAATTCGCGGCAGGCTGGGCAACCCTTTCACCAACCGGGAATTGCTGGCAAAACTTGCCTCGACATCAGACACAGAAAACGGTGCAGATCCCGCTGACGCAGATCGTAAATTACGGGTGCTCGCAGCAGATGATAACAAGACCAACCGCTTGGTGCTCGAAAAAATGTTAAACTCCTGCGACATAGTGCTCAAATTGGTGGCTGATGGCCAGGCCGCGGTCGAAGCTTATCACGCGTTCAAACCCGATGTTATTTTCATGGATATTTCGATGCCCGTATTAGATGGGCGCGCAGCCTCTGGCCTCATTCGCGCCAAAGAAAAGGGCCGGTGCCCAGCGGTGAAAATAATTGCGCTTACCGCACATGTCTCCGAGGACGACCACAAATCCATTTTGGCCGCTGGCATCAATCAGGTGATGACCAAACCGTTGAACAAACAGCATTTGCTTGCAACGCTAGAAGCCGCTGATCAAGAAAGGAAAATGCGCCTAGCCGCACCAATAAATGCAAGCCGAGCAAGTTAG
- a CDS encoding YggT family protein: MMAIYGPLRLILDAVFFIMIIHIIMSWLINFNVLNLGQQFVAQLWYGLNRVLEPIYRPIRNILPNTHPLDLAPLVAFIIVISLRDYILPSILL, translated from the coding sequence ATGATGGCAATCTATGGCCCGCTGCGGCTGATTTTGGACGCAGTGTTTTTTATCATGATCATTCACATCATCATGAGCTGGTTGATCAACTTTAACGTCCTTAATCTTGGGCAGCAGTTTGTCGCGCAGCTTTGGTATGGTTTGAACCGTGTGCTAGAGCCGATCTATCGGCCCATTCGTAATATTCTACCAAACACCCATCCGCTGGATCTTGCGCCTTTGGTTGCCTTTATCATCGTGATTTCCCTGCGCGACTATATCTTGCCTTCAATATTGCTGTGA
- the mepA gene encoding penicillin-insensitive murein endopeptidase produces the protein MGRTLAIIAAITVLAACKSPPETARVSSKQAIPAAMQGVEAKQLFGAHGHASDQSAAPFGGYAKGCIAGAVQLPETGPTWQAMRLSRNRNWGHPQTVDFIRTLSAKAAKQPGWEGLYIGDMSQPRGGPMLTGHRSHQIGMEIDVWMLPPKRLDLSATERENISSISMRRANGAYVNSKWTRQHHNVLKAAAQDPRTARIFVFPGAKVQMCNDEKGDRAWLNKIRPWWGHHYHFHVRLNCPDGAAGCVNQAPPPAGDGCKDAEVWVNNILNPPPPDPNAPKPKPRKELTIADLPNQCINVLQSR, from the coding sequence ATGGGACGCACCCTCGCAATCATCGCAGCAATCACCGTATTAGCCGCGTGTAAATCACCACCAGAAACCGCGCGCGTGTCGTCCAAGCAGGCGATTCCAGCTGCGATGCAAGGCGTAGAGGCCAAGCAGCTATTTGGCGCGCATGGTCATGCATCCGATCAAAGTGCGGCCCCCTTTGGCGGCTATGCCAAAGGTTGTATAGCTGGCGCAGTGCAATTGCCCGAAACCGGCCCAACCTGGCAAGCGATGCGCCTGTCGCGCAATCGTAATTGGGGGCATCCTCAAACCGTCGATTTCATTCGCACGCTTTCGGCTAAAGCCGCCAAACAGCCCGGATGGGAAGGCCTGTATATTGGCGATATGAGCCAGCCTCGTGGTGGCCCTATGCTCACCGGCCATCGCAGCCATCAAATTGGCATGGAAATCGATGTATGGATGCTGCCCCCAAAGCGGCTTGATCTGAGTGCCACCGAGCGTGAAAACATCAGCTCTATTTCGATGCGCCGCGCCAATGGGGCCTATGTGAATTCCAAATGGACGCGCCAGCATCACAATGTGCTGAAAGCCGCGGCCCAAGACCCTCGTACAGCGCGCATTTTTGTTTTTCCTGGGGCCAAAGTGCAGATGTGTAACGACGAAAAAGGCGATCGCGCTTGGCTGAACAAGATCCGCCCATGGTGGGGCCATCATTACCATTTTCATGTGCGGCTCAATTGCCCAGACGGCGCTGCGGGCTGTGTGAACCAGGCCCCCCCACCCGCTGGGGATGGTTGCAAAGATGCCGAAGTTTGGGTGAATAATATTTTGAACCCTCCCCCTCCGGATCCAAATGCGCCAAAACCCAAACCACGTAAAGAACTCACAATCGCGGATCTGCCCAACCAATGTATAAACGTCTTGCAATCGCGCTAA
- the yaaA gene encoding peroxide stress protein YaaA produces MLTVISPAKRLDWSPVQGPTTTPELLDEAAKLVKTARNLTLGDLQKLMALSPDLARLNRDRFKAYDMQPGTDITRPATYAFAGDTYLGLEAKTLDADEILWAQDHLRILSGLYGILRPLDAIQPYRLEMGSRLKTRRGKNLYEFWRDTLSKTLNTQAEHIGTDTLVNCASQEYFGAVDQKALKLRVITPVFMELKNGQPKIVSFFAKKARGSMARFISQHRLTKASALKDFDLGGYAYDPDLSEDNRLVFLRDYPES; encoded by the coding sequence ATGTTAACTGTAATTTCGCCAGCCAAACGCTTGGATTGGTCCCCGGTGCAAGGCCCTACAACCACACCAGAATTACTGGACGAAGCGGCAAAGCTGGTGAAAACGGCCCGCAATCTGACGTTAGGCGATTTGCAAAAACTGATGGCGCTTAGCCCTGATTTGGCAAGATTAAATCGGGACCGGTTCAAGGCCTATGACATGCAGCCCGGCACCGATATAACGCGCCCGGCAACCTATGCATTTGCAGGTGATACCTATCTTGGACTTGAGGCCAAGACTTTGGATGCGGATGAAATCCTTTGGGCCCAGGACCACCTGCGCATTCTTTCCGGGCTTTATGGTATTTTAAGACCTTTGGACGCGATCCAGCCCTATCGCTTGGAGATGGGCAGCCGTTTGAAAACTCGGCGCGGCAAGAACCTGTATGAATTTTGGCGTGATACCCTGTCTAAGACGCTGAACACCCAGGCCGAACACATTGGCACCGACACATTGGTCAACTGCGCCTCGCAAGAATACTTTGGAGCGGTCGATCAAAAAGCGCTGAAGCTCAGGGTGATCACGCCGGTGTTTATGGAGCTGAAAAATGGCCAACCAAAAATCGTGAGTTTCTTTGCCAAGAAAGCCCGTGGCAGCATGGCGCGTTTCATCAGCCAGCATCGATTAACCAAAGCCAGCGCATTGAAAGACTTTGATCTAGGTGGCTATGCCTATGACCCTGATCTAAGCGAAGATAACCGATTGGTGTTTTTGCGCGATTATCCTGAGAGCTAA
- a CDS encoding acyl-CoA thioesterase gives MYPVLRMLWGGLKARRQSPIALLDTHVSHHICMPWDIDLWRELNNGRTLTLYDLGRIPLAIRTGMIRHLAKNKWGLTIAAANVRYRRRIVMFEKFEMRSRAIGWDDKFFYMEQSIWKQSGECANHAIYRTAIISKKGMVRAPLVMQSFAPDLAAPVLPKWVQDWIAAEEIRPWPPMQENLNPQLSVVNS, from the coding sequence ATGTATCCAGTGCTTCGAATGTTGTGGGGGGGGCTAAAAGCCCGTCGTCAATCTCCAATTGCTTTGTTGGACACCCATGTGTCCCACCATATCTGTATGCCTTGGGACATCGACCTGTGGCGCGAGCTTAACAATGGCCGCACATTAACGCTGTATGATCTGGGGCGCATTCCTTTGGCCATTCGCACAGGCATGATCCGCCATTTGGCGAAAAACAAATGGGGTTTAACGATTGCAGCGGCCAATGTGCGGTATCGTCGGCGCATTGTGATGTTTGAAAAATTTGAAATGCGCAGCCGGGCAATTGGCTGGGACGATAAGTTTTTTTATATGGAACAGTCGATTTGGAAGCAAAGCGGTGAATGCGCCAATCATGCAATTTATCGAACGGCGATTATCAGCAAAAAAGGCATGGTGCGCGCGCCCTTGGTGATGCAAAGCTTTGCACCTGATCTGGCGGCCCCTGTTTTGCCAAAGTGGGTGCAGGATTGGATCGCTGCCGAAGAAATCCGCCCTTGGCCGCCCATGCAAGAAAACCTCAACCCACAATTGTCTGTAGTGAATTCCTAG